The segment ATCTCCGTCTCGCCTTAGCGGGCCGACGGGTCAGTATTCGTCGCCCGAACGCTTGGGAACGCTTTGTTCAATGGGCCAACGAACAGCAGCGCGTCTATGACGCTGGCGCCGTCGCATGTTGGTTGGCGGTCTGCATGGTGATTTGGATGACGACCACGAACATTGGCGCCGAGTTGCTGTTCGCCGGTAACAAAGATGTGGAGAACGCCGATCTCGCCAGCGAACATGTCACCGCCGCCGTGATGGTCTTGACCCTCGTCTTGCCGTTGTTTTTGGCTGGGGTCGCAGTTCTGCGCGACAAGGCATGGGGGATTTATCTCGGCATCCTCCTTACCGCGATCCCGGTCATAATGACGCTCCTTTCGATTAGCGACGATCCCGTCGTGCACAAAACGGTCTACGGCGACAATCTGCTGGCCCGCTTCTTGGTTTTCACGCTCGTCTTTCTTACCCATTTCGTCCTCTTGGTGATGATGACGAACGCCCTGCGCGTCGTCTGGCGCGAGCGATGGCTAACGCGTCGTTATTCTCAGACCGAGTCGAAAGAGTAAACCGCAAAGAGAGAGCGTCGTTAGAACAAAGGCTCCGCCATCTCCTGATTGAGACTTCGCCAGACGCGGAGGAGGTCCTCTTTCCGCTTCCCCAGCTCCGGCGACGCCGACAGATCGGTTTCTTCGCTGGCGTCGCTCCCCAGGTCATACAGTTCCCAGTCGGTCTCAGAACCGTAGCCCCGATCGGTCACGATCTTCCAGTTTCCTTGTCGTAATGCAGCTCGCTTTCCTTGACGCCAATAGAGCGTCCGCTCTGGTGGAGCGGCCGACAAACTTTGCGTCCACGACACGCCGTCGAGCGGATACGGCGTCGGGCGACCGACTAGCTCCGCCATGGTCGCGTAGAGATCGAGCGAGCTGACGACGTTGTCGGTCGTCGAGCCTGCCTTCGTATGTCCAGGCCAATGCAGGATCATCGGAATCCGAATTCCCCCTTCGTACATCGAACCTTTCCCCGCTCGCAGCGGCAAATTGCTGGCGGTCGTCTCGCGCGTCGGTCCGCCGTTGTCGCTGAAAAAGAGGATCAACGTGTTGTCCATCTGGTTAGTGTCTTTCACGGTCTGCAGAATCGCGCCGATGCTTTTGTCCAGATCGGCCAGCATCGACAGAAAGATCCGGCGGTGGATGTCTTCCACGTCAGCGAACTGCTCCAGCGTCTCATTCTTCGCTTGGAGCGGACTGTGAACCGCGTTGTAGGAGACGTACAGGAACCACGGATTCCGTTGATAACGCTCTATAAACGACACCGATTCTCGCGTGATCGCGTCGGTCAAATAGTCGAGTTCCTGAACCGGCTGACCGCCGCGCAAAATGGGATTGTTGGCGTCATAGGCCGGTTCGTCATGCCCCATGTGCGACGAATAGATGAGCTGGCCATTGATTGCGTAACGTTCGCCGGCGCCGCTGGGGAGTCCACGTCGACGGAGCCAAGTGGTCGTCCCTTGCCAGGGAGAGGGAACGAAGTAATGTCCCTCATGCAGAAAGCCATAGAACTCGTCGAAGCCATGACGCTGCGGATGAAAGTCGGCGGCGCCTCCTAAGTGCCACTTGCCGACCAGACCGGTCGTGTAGCCTTCGTCATGCAGATACTCGGCCAACGTCTTTTGTTGCAAGGGAATCCCGGTGCCGAGATCATCATTGCGAGCGCCGATCGGATTGAACTCGTAACCGAATCGCGTCGGAAATCGTCCCGATAGAAAGCCGGCGCGACTGGGACTGCAATTGGGCGCCGCGACGTACGCTTGCCGACACAAAAGCGACTTGGCGGCAAACTGATCGATGTGCGGCGTGCGCACCTGCGTATTGCCAACGCAACCGAGTTCCGCGTAGCCGAGATCATCAGCGACCAGCAGCAAGACGTTAGGCGGCCGAATAGCTTTCGCTTCGTCCGCGCGTGTCGCCGGCAGAAAGAATCCCATCGTCATGAGAACGCAAAGCGGCAAGCGGATATCAAGCGAGCGAGTCATCGTACCTTCGCAGCCAAATGGAGGAGGGGGGCGAAGCTGGAACGGAACTCGTCGAGTGCGATCAGGAGGGGAGGAGTTCGGCGCTTCGCAGGAGGACTCGTTCCATAATAGGGGAACGAGATTCCGATTCCATCGGTTTTTGCCGAATTCCGTTTTCGCCTCTTACGCGGCTGACTGGCGGTTAACCAGGTCGTGCGTGATCGCCGAAAAGACTTGACGCAGTCGGTCGAACTCGCGATCTTCTCCCTGAAACATCACCAGCACTTTGGCGTCAGGGAACTCAAAAGCGCGGACCTGTGCCTGGACGAGCATGTCGAGGCAATAAAAGTGCATGTTAGCGCCGTACGTTTCGTAATCCGCGAACGTTTCGGTCGTCATCTCGTATTCGAAGTCGTCGTACGTCTCGTCCATCGCGACCACCACGGCGTCGATCGCTTCCCGCAGATCAGTGTCGCTGGGATGGACCGTGATGTTCCAGAAGGCGTCGCTGGGACTGTAGACCGAGGTCGAGCGGGGCCACTCTTGGGCTTGTTCTTCCACCAGCTTCCAGTTCTCGGGATAGGAGAAGCTGATCCCAAAATTTTCGTAAACGGCCGCCATCGGTCGGGCTCCCAGGGACGATTAGTTCTCTAAACACCCGATTTTACCGATCTGGGCAAGAAACGTAACCGGCGCCGCTCTGGCTGGATTTGGCCGGTTTTGATATCGTCCGGCGCCAATACCTTCCTCCCCCTCAAATTTACCGCTTATGCTGCGGCTTTTCGGCGATTGCAGAGATCGAATTTCGTGCCAGACCGGCATGCAGGTCGTGCTGCGCCTGGTTCTGGCGGGAACTCTGCTAGCACTGACCGGCTGTGCCGCCTTTTCGCGGCATAGCGCCGAGCATCAAAAGGTGGTCAACGGGCGATTGCTGACGCAGCAAGGAGTTGACGCCCTGCAGCGCGGCGACGTCGAACGGGCCGAATCGCTGTTGTCCAAAGCGAAGAAGTCGTGCCCGGTCGACGTGCATACTCGATCGCAATACGCCGAAGCGCTCCATCGCAAGGGAGACATCGACGGCGCGATTGTCGAAATGAAAGAGGCGATTCGCATCTCGGGGGACGACGCCAACCTGATGGTTCGTCTGGGACGCATCTACTATCTTGCCGGTCGTTTGCCGGAAGCCAGCGAGCAGGCGGACCAGTCGATCGCCAAGTATCCGCGCAATGCCGACGCCTGGCTGTTGGCCGGCGATCTGGCTGAGCGGCGCGGCGATTGGAAAGGCGCCGAAGCGTGTTACCTGCGTTGCGCTTCGTTTGCCGAAGACTTGCCGCCGGTTCACATTCGGCTGGCTCGGACGCAGCGTCATCTCTCTCAGCCGGACCGTTCGCTAGCGAGTCTGACTCGCGCCGAACGCGCCTATCCGCAGGGAGAAGCGCCGCTCGAGCTATTGGTCGAACAAGGGTATACCTGCCAAGCGGCGGGACGCTACGAATCGGCTTGCGACTACTTCGTCGCCGCGATGGAAAAGGGGGCGCCGACGCCGGAGCTGATGTCTCGTTTGGCGCAATGCGAGCTGGCGGCGGGACGGATCGCGCGGGCCGAATGGGCTTTGCGGCAAACTTTATCGATGGATCCGCAAAACGCGCGAGGACGAGAGATCGCCGCAGAAATCCCCCTTGCTCGGCAGCGAATGGAGGAGACGCTGCGGCGATAGCCGCACAATCGCTACGACCGGCGTAACCCTACGCTGGATAGCTCATGCGGCGTAGCGCTTAGCGGGTGGCGTCCGTTTGACAAGCGTCGGTTCGGTTCTACGTTATCCCTAGAAGCGCCAAAGTCGGCGAATTATTCACTGACACGGGGAACCGAGGTTCAATCATGTCACACTTGCTTGACGCGAATTTTGTGGATCGGCGCGATCCGAATCGACAATCTTCGCAACAGCACGAACGACGCCAATTTTCCAACAGTCATAGCGACCTGTCGGATGCGGCTCGTGAGATTGCGGACGCGATTGACGGCTATAAGATCAAGCATCGCCGTCGTTTCGTGACCTACGAAGAGATCTTCCAGGTAATCTCGGAACTTGGCTATCACAAATAGTCGGCGCCGTTAGCTTTCGCTGTACAAGATCGGCCGCATTAGCTGGTCCAGAGTGACGATTCCCAACGTCTTCCCGTCGCGGGCTTTGACGATGGCCATGCTTTCCCCACTGCTTTGCATTCTTAGCAGCGCTGCGATCTGCGTATCGCTACCGGCGACCACCGGCAGCACGCGATACGACTGAATCGTCTTTTCCGGCGCCAGAATCAGATCGCACGTCCGCAGATAGCCGACGATGTCGCTCTTCTCTCCCTTGTTCGCCACCGGCAGCGAGCTGACCTTGTTCTTCTTGGCGTAGGCCAGGGCCGCCGACTTGTCCGCGCCCAGAGTCGCCACATGGGTTCGCGACAGCGGCGTCGCCAAAGCGCCGACCGATTGATTCGCCACCGCGAACAGACCTTGCGCCAATCGCCGTTGCCCGGCGTTCAACAGTCCCGCTTCGCCCCCTTCTTCCAGCACATCTTCCAGCTCTTTGCGGGCCAGTTGCAAGCGAACTTGCGTCGGCGATTCGCCGAGCAACCACTGCAGCGCTTGTCCCAGCACCCACAGCACGGCCGAGAACGGCGCGAAGAGAATGGTCACCAAGAAGAACAACGGACTGCCGCGCAGCAGCAGTTTGTTGGGGGCATGAAAGAAGAGGTTCTTCGGCAGCGATTCGCCGTAGACGAAGAGGGCCGGAGCGAGCAGGGTCGGCAGTAACAACTCGGCGGTCGAATTGCCTGGGAAGAGCGCGCCCGCCGCGAGCACGATCGACAACGAGACGAGGTAGTTCGCCAGGTTGTTGCCGATCAGCGTCGTCGCAACGAACAGCGCTGGATGGTTGGTCAGGAACAGCAGGAACTTCG is part of the Blastopirellula sediminis genome and harbors:
- a CDS encoding sulfatase-like hydrolase/transferase, which gives rise to MTRSLDIRLPLCVLMTMGFFLPATRADEAKAIRPPNVLLLVADDLGYAELGCVGNTQVRTPHIDQFAAKSLLCRQAYVAAPNCSPSRAGFLSGRFPTRFGYEFNPIGARNDDLGTGIPLQQKTLAEYLHDEGYTTGLVGKWHLGGAADFHPQRHGFDEFYGFLHEGHYFVPSPWQGTTTWLRRRGLPSGAGERYAINGQLIYSSHMGHDEPAYDANNPILRGGQPVQELDYLTDAITRESVSFIERYQRNPWFLYVSYNAVHSPLQAKNETLEQFADVEDIHRRIFLSMLADLDKSIGAILQTVKDTNQMDNTLILFFSDNGGPTRETTASNLPLRAGKGSMYEGGIRIPMILHWPGHTKAGSTTDNVVSSLDLYATMAELVGRPTPYPLDGVSWTQSLSAAPPERTLYWRQGKRAALRQGNWKIVTDRGYGSETDWELYDLGSDASEETDLSASPELGKRKEDLLRVWRSLNQEMAEPLF
- a CDS encoding tetratricopeptide repeat protein — its product is MQVVLRLVLAGTLLALTGCAAFSRHSAEHQKVVNGRLLTQQGVDALQRGDVERAESLLSKAKKSCPVDVHTRSQYAEALHRKGDIDGAIVEMKEAIRISGDDANLMVRLGRIYYLAGRLPEASEQADQSIAKYPRNADAWLLAGDLAERRGDWKGAEACYLRCASFAEDLPPVHIRLARTQRHLSQPDRSLASLTRAERAYPQGEAPLELLVEQGYTCQAAGRYESACDYFVAAMEKGAPTPELMSRLAQCELAAGRIARAEWALRQTLSMDPQNARGREIAAEIPLARQRMEETLRR
- a CDS encoding CNNM domain-containing protein, encoding MIWIVGLFFFSVFLSAFFSGTETGFYRVTRIRLVLDALDGRFLAKFLLFLTNHPALFVATTLIGNNLANYLVSLSIVLAAGALFPGNSTAELLLPTLLAPALFVYGESLPKNLFFHAPNKLLLRGSPLFFLVTILFAPFSAVLWVLGQALQWLLGESPTQVRLQLARKELEDVLEEGGEAGLLNAGQRRLAQGLFAVANQSVGALATPLSRTHVATLGADKSAALAYAKKNKVSSLPVANKGEKSDIVGYLRTCDLILAPEKTIQSYRVLPVVAGSDTQIAALLRMQSSGESMAIVKARDGKTLGIVTLDQLMRPILYSES